The sequence below is a genomic window from Betaproteobacteria bacterium.
GAGCAGCCCAGGCGGGCGAGGCGTTCCCGCCAGTCCTCGGGAAGCGCCTCCACCAGGAGCGCCCGGGTCTGCCCTGGCGCCGCCGCGCGGGCGGCGGCCAGGGCAGGCTCGGAAAATGAGGAAAGCACCGCTGGCAGTGCAGCCGGCCAGCAGGCGGCCACCTGCTCGGCGACAATGCGACCGGTGGCTTCGTCGTGGCCCGCCGCGGGCTTGATTTCCACGTTCACACCCAGGCCGAGGCGGGCGCACAGCGCCAGCACCTCGTCCAGGCGGGGAATGCCCACCCCAGCCCAGGCCCGATGCAGCCAGCGACCGGCGTCCAGGCCGGCAAGCTCAGCCCAGTTCCGCTCGCAGACCCGGCCCTGGCCGTCGGTGGTGCGTTCCAGGGTTTCGTCGTGGATGAGTACCGGCACGCCGTCCCGGGTAAGCATCACATCGAATTCCACCGCCCGGAACCCCAGGCGGGCCGCCAGCCGGAAGCCCTCCAGGGTGTTTTCCGGCGCCAGGCAGCCGCCGCCCCGATGGGCGATCCAGCGGGCGAGCGGATAAGCGGCCATCAGAAAGGAATGGCCTTCTTGAGGGCCGGCTTGGCGGAAAGCACCGCGTTGCCACGGCTCACGGCGGTATCCAGGGCCGCCTTGGCGGGTTTGCTGTCCGCCCAGACGGCCTCCAGTTCCTCGTCGAGGATGAGGCGCACCGGGTCGATCCCGAAAATGCGCAGGGGGTGGGTCGAACCCCAGCCCTTCATCGAGGCATAGGCCACGTCGAGGGTGTGGTCCCGATCCCGCTGCACCTGGGCCTTGAGCGCCGAGCGGGCGCCATCGGTCAGGGGAAGCTGGCCGTAGGTGCGGGCCAGTTCGACCTGTACGTCCGGCGTCAGCAGCCAGGCCACGAAGCGGGCGGCGGCCTTGTATTCGGGCGCCTTGTAGCCGGCCCCAATCCACAGGGACGCGCCGTCGGCCAGGGTGTGCTGCCGGCCGCCGAAAACATCGTCGTGATGCGGCAGGGGGGCGACGCCGAGCTCGACGCCCCGGGCTTCGCGGAAGCCCGTATGGGCCCAGGAGTCGGTGGTGATCATGGCGCACTCGCCGTTGAGGAAGTGCTTGTCGGCTTCGTTGCGCCGCCCGAAATCCCGGAAGAACTTGGCCTTGTGCCAGGTGGCCAGCATGGCGATGTGCTTGACCTGGGGCAGAGCGTTGAAGGCGAGTTCGCCCTTCGCCGTCGCCACCGGAACCCCGGACAGGGCGCTGACGTTGTCGATGTGGATCCACACCGGCCAGGAAGTGGTGTAGGGGCACTTCTCGCCGGCATCCTGGAGTTTGTCGGCCGTCTGCTGCACCTCCATCCAGGTGCGTGGCGGCTGGTCCGGGTCCAGACCGGCCTTGCGCAGGGCGTTGCGGTTGTAGAACAGTACGGGCGTCGAATAGGCCACCGGCAGGGCGAAGAAGCGGCCCTTCTCGTCGGTGGTACCCGCGCGCAGGTCGGGGGAGATGATTTCCGGCTTGAAGGCTTCCTTGGCTTCCTTCATCACTTCGTGCAGGGGCTTGAAGGCAGCCTTCCCGGCGATGGCCTCCAGAACGTCCTGGCGACGCACCAGGTTGAGGACCGTGGGCTTTTCGCCCTCCGCCGCGTGGACGAGCTTGATCTCGGCGCCGGACTGGCTCCCGTTGTAGCGCTCCACCAGGCGTTGCAGGTTTTCCGCGCCTACGCTGCCCAATTGGTGGGCCAGGGCAATTTCCACCCGGGCGGCGGGGGCTTCGGTCTTCGCCTTGGCGGGCTTTGCGGCCTTGGCCGGGGCGGCCGTGACGGGAACGGCCGCGGTGGCCAACAGGACACAGGCCAGAACCGTGAGCGGCAGGTTCTTCATGGGCATGGGGACTCCGATGCGAATGGGACAAGGGCGCGATTATAGCCGGTCGCGGCAGGGGACCTGGAGCCCGGGATATACTGACGCCATGAACGAATTTGCCCTCGCCCGCCTGGTCCATGTCCTCGGCGTCATCCTGTGGATCGGGGGCGTCGCCTTCGTCACCACGGTCCTGCTGCCCGCCGTCGGGCGCCTGAAGACCGCCGCCGAGCGCGTCGCCTTCTTCGAGAACATCGAGCAGGGCTTCGC
It includes:
- a CDS encoding extracellular solute-binding protein, with amino-acid sequence MPMKNLPLTVLACVLLATAAVPVTAAPAKAAKPAKAKTEAPAARVEIALAHQLGSVGAENLQRLVERYNGSQSGAEIKLVHAAEGEKPTVLNLVRRQDVLEAIAGKAAFKPLHEVMKEAKEAFKPEIISPDLRAGTTDEKGRFFALPVAYSTPVLFYNRNALRKAGLDPDQPPRTWMEVQQTADKLQDAGEKCPYTTSWPVWIHIDNVSALSGVPVATAKGELAFNALPQVKHIAMLATWHKAKFFRDFGRRNEADKHFLNGECAMITTDSWAHTGFREARGVELGVAPLPHHDDVFGGRQHTLADGASLWIGAGYKAPEYKAAARFVAWLLTPDVQVELARTYGQLPLTDGARSALKAQVQRDRDHTLDVAYASMKGWGSTHPLRIFGIDPVRLILDEELEAVWADSKPAKAALDTAVSRGNAVLSAKPALKKAIPF
- the ugpQ gene encoding glycerophosphodiester phosphodiesterase, with the translated sequence MAAYPLARWIAHRGGGCLAPENTLEGFRLAARLGFRAVEFDVMLTRDGVPVLIHDETLERTTDGQGRVCERNWAELAGLDAGRWLHRAWAGVGIPRLDEVLALCARLGLGVNVEIKPAAGHDEATGRIVAEQVAACWPAALPAVLSSFSEPALAAARAAAPGQTRALLVEALPEDWRERLARLGCSLLHGRAADLDAAALADLRAAGVPVAAYTVNRAEDAARCFDMGIAALFTDRLDGLGP